In one window of Tachypleus tridentatus isolate NWPU-2018 chromosome 2, ASM421037v1, whole genome shotgun sequence DNA:
- the LOC143241032 gene encoding protein PRRC1-B-like isoform X1: MMEEVNEDVNGESSFEFVNNKGEDSLGTVQSSNTPASVTSSIQGVLTNPDTTTQPSTSTNTNLKSNSPTPPQQSFLPPLGLPTSPATFPSTVLPPQPIPMFPVVPGNSTTVVSGVGVSQPLVSSEGQGSNERSYYIPQTSPIPNPGTVPVQMMPQPVQSVPMESAQSATISLSLDNTAQSPQPQVDQSQGSGVWGWLKSHELLNKVAEKAKNSVDSMITTLDPGMKEYIYSGGDIDIIVASDKEVKVSPIREAFQQVFGRASVKGIAAQAQTIASQPIGFSAGVKGAEERINYLHQQGLVQPFQIVVAVENFLAELTPDSWYDIGCLILQDMKSGITLQTFTQATPVPQQYLLQAQDRTPSDYPLGWSGCAVTIGHIIGPALGVPHTEWQAAMTGVSCREILFMAAKGLAGLYKARLQR; this comes from the exons ATGATGGAAGAAGTGAATGAGGATGTAAATGGAGAATCATCATTTGAATTTGTGAATAATAAAGGAGAAGATAGTTTGGGAACTGTACAATCAt CTAATACTCCTGCCTCTGTAACTTCTTCCATTCAAGGTGTTCTAACCAACCCTGACACCACCACTCAACCTTCTACTTCTACTAACACTAACTTAAAATCTAACTCTCCAACCCCACCACAGCAATCATTCCTTCCTCCTTTAGGGTTGCCAACGTCACCTGCTACCTTTCCCAGTACTGTCCTACCTCCGCAGCCCATTCCCATGTTCCCTGTTGTTCCTGGAAATTCAACAACAGTTGTCTCTGGGGTAGGTGTATCTCAGCCTCTGGTAAGCTCAGAAGGACAAGGATCAAATGAAAGATCATATTACATTCCACAAACAAG TCCTATTCCAAACCCTGGTACTGTTCCAGTGCAAATGATGCCACAGCCAGTGCAGTCTGTACCCATGGAATCAGCACAAAGTGCTACTATCAGTCTTTCTCTGGATAACACTGCTCAGTCTCCACAGCCTCAGGTAGACCAGAGTCAAGGAAGTGGGGTGTGGGGCTGGTTGAAAAGTCATGAATTACTGAATAAAGTTGCTGAGAAAGCTAAG AATTCAGTTGACTCCATGATTACCACACTAGACCCTGGAATGAAGGAATACATTT ATTCGGGAGGGGACATTGACATAATTGTTGCCTCAGACAAAGAAGTAAAGGTTTCACCCATTCGAGAGGCTTTCCAACAAGTGTTTGGTCGAGCAAGTGTTAAAGGAATTGCAGCACAAGCTCAGACTATTGCTTCCCAACCCATTGGATTTTCTGCTGGAGTGAAGGGTGCGGAAGAAAGGATCAATTATCTTCACCAACAGGGTTTGGTTCAACCATTCCAAATTGTTGTTGCTGTGGAGAACTTCCTTGCTGAACTTACTCCAGATAG TTGGTATGATATAGGCTGCCTTATACTCCAAGATATGAAATCAGGTATTACTCTTCAAACCTTCACTCAAGCTACTCCAGTGCCTCAACAGTACCTACTTCAGGCCCAAGACAGAACCCCTTCTGACTACCCCCTAGGCTGGTCTGGCTGTGCTGTTACTATTGGACATATCATTGGGCCAGCCTTGGGTGTTCCTCATACAGAGTGGCAGGCAGCCATGACAGGAGTGTCATGCCGAGAGATCTTGTTTATGGCAGCAAAGGGTCTGGCTGGTCTGTACAAGGCCAGGTTGCAGAGATAA
- the LOC143241032 gene encoding protein PRRC1-B-like isoform X2, which yields MMEEVNEDVNGESSFEFVNNKGEDSLGTVQSCVLTNPDTTTQPSTSTNTNLKSNSPTPPQQSFLPPLGLPTSPATFPSTVLPPQPIPMFPVVPGNSTTVVSGVGVSQPLVSSEGQGSNERSYYIPQTSPIPNPGTVPVQMMPQPVQSVPMESAQSATISLSLDNTAQSPQPQVDQSQGSGVWGWLKSHELLNKVAEKAKNSVDSMITTLDPGMKEYIYSGGDIDIIVASDKEVKVSPIREAFQQVFGRASVKGIAAQAQTIASQPIGFSAGVKGAEERINYLHQQGLVQPFQIVVAVENFLAELTPDSWYDIGCLILQDMKSGITLQTFTQATPVPQQYLLQAQDRTPSDYPLGWSGCAVTIGHIIGPALGVPHTEWQAAMTGVSCREILFMAAKGLAGLYKARLQR from the exons ATGATGGAAGAAGTGAATGAGGATGTAAATGGAGAATCATCATTTGAATTTGTGAATAATAAAGGAGAAGATAGTTTGGGAACTGTACAATCAt GTGTTCTAACCAACCCTGACACCACCACTCAACCTTCTACTTCTACTAACACTAACTTAAAATCTAACTCTCCAACCCCACCACAGCAATCATTCCTTCCTCCTTTAGGGTTGCCAACGTCACCTGCTACCTTTCCCAGTACTGTCCTACCTCCGCAGCCCATTCCCATGTTCCCTGTTGTTCCTGGAAATTCAACAACAGTTGTCTCTGGGGTAGGTGTATCTCAGCCTCTGGTAAGCTCAGAAGGACAAGGATCAAATGAAAGATCATATTACATTCCACAAACAAG TCCTATTCCAAACCCTGGTACTGTTCCAGTGCAAATGATGCCACAGCCAGTGCAGTCTGTACCCATGGAATCAGCACAAAGTGCTACTATCAGTCTTTCTCTGGATAACACTGCTCAGTCTCCACAGCCTCAGGTAGACCAGAGTCAAGGAAGTGGGGTGTGGGGCTGGTTGAAAAGTCATGAATTACTGAATAAAGTTGCTGAGAAAGCTAAG AATTCAGTTGACTCCATGATTACCACACTAGACCCTGGAATGAAGGAATACATTT ATTCGGGAGGGGACATTGACATAATTGTTGCCTCAGACAAAGAAGTAAAGGTTTCACCCATTCGAGAGGCTTTCCAACAAGTGTTTGGTCGAGCAAGTGTTAAAGGAATTGCAGCACAAGCTCAGACTATTGCTTCCCAACCCATTGGATTTTCTGCTGGAGTGAAGGGTGCGGAAGAAAGGATCAATTATCTTCACCAACAGGGTTTGGTTCAACCATTCCAAATTGTTGTTGCTGTGGAGAACTTCCTTGCTGAACTTACTCCAGATAG TTGGTATGATATAGGCTGCCTTATACTCCAAGATATGAAATCAGGTATTACTCTTCAAACCTTCACTCAAGCTACTCCAGTGCCTCAACAGTACCTACTTCAGGCCCAAGACAGAACCCCTTCTGACTACCCCCTAGGCTGGTCTGGCTGTGCTGTTACTATTGGACATATCATTGGGCCAGCCTTGGGTGTTCCTCATACAGAGTGGCAGGCAGCCATGACAGGAGTGTCATGCCGAGAGATCTTGTTTATGGCAGCAAAGGGTCTGGCTGGTCTGTACAAGGCCAGGTTGCAGAGATAA